ATCCAGAAGGCCTACGACGAAGGCAAAGACGTCAGCGAGATGTTCCAGAACGCCGCCACCGATGCCGCCGGCCTCCGCGTCCCCAAGCCCTACGGCGACTACCTCATCCTCGACATCGTCCGCAAAAGTGGCGGCACGGTCATCTCCTGCACCGACGACGAAATCTTCGCCGCGCTCAAAGACTGGGGCACCCACGAAGGCCTCCTCCTCTCACCCGAAGGAGCATCCTCCATGGCTGCCTACGACAAGCTCATCGCCAACGGCTTCCTCAAACCCGAAGACGAAGTCGTTCTCTTCAACACCGGCTCCGGCAACAAGTACACTGACGTTCTCAGCCGCCACTTTGGCCTGGTGTAGCTTTTGCCTTTTGCTTTGTCATCCAGAGCAAAGCGAAAGCCCTGCCTCTCTTCGCAGCATGTAACCCTAACCGAACCCGCTCTCGCAACCCCAGGGTGGGTTCGGTACCATAGCCCCACAGGAACCCACGGATGCCCCACCAATACTCTCGCCGCACCTTTCTCTCGCTGACGCTCTCCGCCTCCCTCGCGCACGCCGGAGCGCAGCTTCCCATCCTGCGTGGCAAGCGGGTATCCATCCTCGACCACGGCGCGAAGGCCGATGGCGCCACCCTCAACACCCGCGCCATCCAGGCCACCATCGATAGCCTCGCCTCCACCGGCGGCGGCACCGTCGTCATACCGGCGGGCACCTTCATCAGCGGAGCTATCTTCCTCAAGCGCGGAGTCCATCTCCACCTTGAGAAGGGAGCCGTCCTTCAGGCCTCCACCGATGTCGCCGCGAACTTCCCCGCGCAGCGCACCCGCATTGAAGGCCACTTCGAAGAGAAGTTCACCCCCGCCCTCATCAACGCCAAAAACTGCGACGGTCTGCGAATCACCGGCGAAGGCACCCTCGACGGCGCGGGCCGCCCCATCTGGGACCAGTTCTGGAAGATGCGCAACGCCGCGCCTGACCCGCACAACTTTCCCAACATCGGCCTGCCGCGCGCCCGCCTCGCCATCCTGGAGGAGTCGCGCAACATCACCGTCGAAGGCGTCACCTTCAAGGACTCGCAGTTCTGGAACCTCCATCTCTACAAGTGCGATGGTGTCACCGTTAAGAACGCCCGCTTCCAGGTGCCCGACGACTACAAGCAGGCGCCCAGCACCGACGGCATCGACCTCGACAGCTGCCGCAACGTCACCGTCGACGGCTGCTTCTTCTCCGTCACCGACGACTGCATCGCCGCCAAGGGCTCCAAAGGCCCCAACGCCGACAAGGACACCGCCAGCCCGCCCGTGGAGCACATCCGCGTCCGCAACTGCACCTTCAAACGCGGCAACGGTATCGTCACCCTCGGCAGCGAAGCCACGCTTGTGCGCGACGTCCAAGTGGAGAACTGCAACGTCATCGGCGAGGTCAAAATCGCCGTCCTCAAGCTGCGCCCCGACACCCCGCAGCACTACGAAGACATCCACTTCCGCAACATCACCCTCAACGGCTCCCGCGCCCCCATGGTGCAGATCCAGCCCTGGTCGCAGTACTTTGACCTGAAGGGCAACACCCCGCCCAAATCCATCGTGCGCAACGTCACCATCACCGGAGTCAAAGGCCGCTTCGGTACCTTCGGCACCATCAAACCCAACCCAGGCCAGACGGAGATCGCGGACATCGTCTTCAAAGACATCAACGTCACCCTGCAGGACCCCAAGCTGAACACCGAGGGCGTC
Above is a genomic segment from Terriglobus tenax containing:
- a CDS encoding glycoside hydrolase family 28 protein, which gives rise to MPHQYSRRTFLSLTLSASLAHAGAQLPILRGKRVSILDHGAKADGATLNTRAIQATIDSLASTGGGTVVIPAGTFISGAIFLKRGVHLHLEKGAVLQASTDVAANFPAQRTRIEGHFEEKFTPALINAKNCDGLRITGEGTLDGAGRPIWDQFWKMRNAAPDPHNFPNIGLPRARLAILEESRNITVEGVTFKDSQFWNLHLYKCDGVTVKNARFQVPDDYKQAPSTDGIDLDSCRNVTVDGCFFSVTDDCIAAKGSKGPNADKDTASPPVEHIRVRNCTFKRGNGIVTLGSEATLVRDVQVENCNVIGEVKIAVLKLRPDTPQHYEDIHFRNITLNGSRAPMVQIQPWSQYFDLKGNTPPKSIVRNVTITGVKGRFGTFGTIKPNPGQTEIADIVFKDINVTLQDPKLNTEGVKGLKFENVIINGKNITSAESLA